The following DNA comes from Anopheles arabiensis isolate DONGOLA chromosome 3, AaraD3, whole genome shotgun sequence.
ttcgatgcccctgccagttgagggtgaagaagcctatttaaaacaagcgtaggagaacgtctaacactaaactaatatttttaatttgaacatgtttgatgcttcaacgaccttctaagcatcatgtagcacaatgtatagtggctataaaatttttttaatgtgccgaaatctgtctcgagttttcgacacacacacacacagcgcgtagaaagtgatcgtccactctatcatgccgcgatcccccaccccgcccggcgctttgaatgaggatgcgctacaagaAAACTGAACCAGCCGTTCTActgataaggtagccgtactcgctcgtgcgggaagggggggggggttctgGTGGTGCCGTTCGCGTGCGTGGTTGCGTGCTTGCGTTCGCGCTTTTGCGTGCGCGCGTGCGcgtacgtgcatgtgtgcgtacgtgcatgtgtgcatgtgtgtgtgtgtgtgtgtgtgtgtgtgtgtgtgtgtgtgtgtgtgtgtgtgtgtgtgtgtgtgtgtgtgtgtgtgtgtgtgtgtgtgtgtgtgtgtgagtgtgtgtgtgagtgtgtgtgtgtgagtttgcgcgcgcgtgtttgtgtgtgtgcgtgcgtttggaaacccctaaactatttgattctgatgggtacattttcatccgctgcggctacaaagtccatgcattttcgatctcgctacctgagagacaacacaaccattggcattggcatctttgcgatcggctctgctgttgggcgTATTTAAAAGACACGTGATCTAAgaaaacgtgcgtgtgatatattgcacatttatttctaattcagctagcgggcgcaagtggaaacaacattttgaagtgaatccatacaaaagaggattctggattggtttattacggtgcgcgtatggtgctgcacctgtccgtccagaatctggtggcttgttggtttggagtagttatcatgacgccgattgaccggcaatgccttggaatgggttcggatcggtaggttcatgttttggccgagtgcattccgtgtatTTGTCTCGTCACAGCGATAGCCCGGCtacaacaaagtcaagacaaactcttacccgggtgtggactgctacgctaagttctttttattattattattattattattaatggcgtactagccaacgcgatcatgccggccgttttaggacttgagtaccacgtagcctgAGCCGGTGACTAgtcccttgctacggcggacggttcatacgcgattagaacccacgacgggcatgcagatgtgcggaatgatggcggtgccgcgggcccgctcctatccagtgtgcaacttgcatactgccacactgtctcctgcccgatgcatacgctgaaggcagggggaaggatgcactctacagtaaaaaaaataccgtcaagaaccagcggcggatctaaccgtagccggactaggcggtcgccgaagatcgctagtctgtagtatgccgtatgtctacaagtggacagagtattagcgacaagggcccccggaaagatggtcgttggggcaccatggctggagaaccatttgccccccccccacccccaacACCCCCAACAGAAGCTTAGGATAACAAatttatgcttaatgcttaacatgtttagttcgatggcaggccccagggactgccagtgaactttccaggatgCCGCTATCataatcagcttgcgttcttgatgccgGCGGAAagaaaagttgatgaaaatcagcgccgggctgaacgtgtaaaTGCGAATTAAGGTTCTGCGCGttacacagcaaaccctccagcgtgagctagcgattccgtagtcatttttacattgcagcaattgaactcattgcgctttttttggtttgatatgtgaaaatgcaacttcatcgccgcaatgtgtATAAACGGtttttaagcgccacagcaactcatgagCATTGACAACACGCGAGAATGAGATAGCGCTAGGAAGGGAAAGagcacggacgatggctgacagcgattggccgtctgacacaccaacacattcaaacctttggcagcgcgctcaggcgaggggaatgaggcggagccagggacgggcagctcgacgagctgctcgacaaatttggcgttggagagaaaaagagggcatgataaaattctcagaacggcataacgccttccgtcgctttgcgcagcgggcagcgcgggagaccaggccaaatctgcgctggccagcgcagattttggtgcattttctgcgctggaaactgctcgaatttgcgcagcgggcggTCCCCTAGCAATGATGGACTATTCGGACCTGGAGTACATAAAAGGAGTACATTAAATCCATTTTAGCCCGGCATAACCACAAAGGTTGTAATGTCAAGAAAAAGAATAGTTGTGTATTACTCATTTGTTATTCAAAAAAAGTTTAACTCCCCCTCTCGGCCATGTAGCAAATCGTAACGTTTGATGACCCCCCATCCCACCCCTCTATCATcgttacgtaattgatggatggCCCATAACGCAGAAGTAATGTGTcgattattgaaaaaaaaatcaatgaaattcGTCTTcatctcgtacgacttaacaacatgcccgtcatgggttcaagccccaaatagaccgtgccgccatacgtaggactgattatcctgcgcAGAGCGTGGtgggtaatccaaaagtcattGAAAACCTACCCCATAAGTGGTacagaggcaggccttgaccgacaacggctgttgagccaaaaataagaagaaagaaattttgcttcacataaAAAGTTATGATCATTTTTTAGAACGAGTTTGTGTATAAAAAATCATACCTGATGCGTGCTCCTAAACCAATCCGGTACATTTCGTatttttgcccatcactaccTTTGTCAGCTGTTTGTTTGACAGCAAAACGAtaagtttggtttttttgtcaCTGTCAACTGGGTTCCGTTGCTTTACAGACTGTTCAAAAATTACGCAGCAGCTAGTTTTCTTGTTTAATACATTGATTTTTTATGCCTTCACTCACCcatgaaataaatatttttctttatcttGCACAAAGTaaaaaactacacacaaaaatcaaataaactcCCACCAAGCTTCTTCACGACGAATCTGCTCGTTGCTTAGCAAGCTTTTTCTTGACGATGACTGTAATTTTTGACAGATACATGTGCATACTATTGCAAAGCGCGTTGTTAATTCACGTTTCGGAGCAAATTTTACGAACAAAGTTGCCGAATTTTAATTGTACTACGATTCCGCCGTTTCAGAGAACCGGGAAGCAGCACAAATCATGCAGAATTATTACTGATCGCTCTGCTCTATGTTTGTGACACTCCCGGAAACATTTGCTACCTTGATGTGAACTTCAGCAACAACtgaattgttttgcttcaaaactaGCGAAAATTCTATTCCTTGGAGTAAATACAGCAGTAAGTATTAAGAACGGTGTAATGAATTCCGGTATAAGCGTTAGCAATCCGGCCTTCAGTGTGAAGAAATATTCAATATTAGGCGGTCTTGCAAGCTGCCCGCCAAGTTCAAGGACACGtagtatttgtattttttgtgtgtacttGGAAACTTTCCGATTCAAACGCGGTGTGCATTGGCTTTTATGGTCATCGTAATATAAACAAATAGAGTTTGTCATCAAGCATTTTTAACAGCATGCAAAGTAGCTGGAAAAAGTGAGTCATTTTCTTTCCGTATTCGGTCGCCCCTTACATAATGAGAGGCTTACAACTGTGCTGTTAATTTACATCAGGTGAAGTGATTTACTTACCCACTTGCGCACTATTCGTATCCAACATTATTATGTCATATCTCTATTATTAGTCGAAatggtttacaaaaaaaaacgaaggttGACATATGAGATGGCATTGAGGAGGCATGGTAAATATCACTTGGCTTAGCCTTTTCGCATGATTCGGTTCTGAGGCTGGTGTCGTTCCAATCCAACGCTTTCAGTCATTACGAGTCTTAAATATCACTAACGTTCTAGTTGCATCTGAAATGTAGAGATCAATTTTTATAACCTCTTCAGTCTTTCTACCGGAACCATCACAGTTAGGCGGCTTTTGACGTCAGATAATAGAATCTATTTTTACATACAATCATTTATATTACCACCACCTTTTCCCTGCAGGATTTTCTTGATCGTGCTTGGCGGTATCCATTGGTGACAGCAAGATGAAGCCATCAGCTCCAGCAATCCCGCTCATCCTGGGATTGTCTTTGCTTGGAGCTAGTGGAGCCTACTTGTACATGCTGTTTAAGAAAAGGCGATCGAACGCGGCTGGTGATTTGGTGGATTTCTTTACGAGAAGTACATCCAAACAGGACGCTCCTGTGGCGGAAATTGTCATACCGAACAGTCTCATCCCTTTGGTAATCGGACGCAAGGGCTACACGTTGCAGCACATTCAACAATCTACCGGAGCCAGTATTAATTTCGTTGACCACGATGAATCTAGTCAGCTGTGTCGTATTCAGGGCCCATCGCAAGCTGCCGTCGAGAAGGCGAAAGAAATGGTACTGAAGGAAACGTCAAGGCCCATAACCATTACGGAGGAGGTGATTGTACCGCAGGCTGCCTGCGGAAAGATCCTTGGCCGCTGCGGAGATGAACTGCAAGAAATTTGTCGCAAATCAATGGCCAAAGTGTGGCTCGAAGGTCGGGCTAGAAGTGAAACGGAACGGCGGGTCATGATAACCGGTACTGCCTCCCAGATAAAGGTAGCGAAGGAGCTCATTGCGCAGAAGGTGCGGGAAGATCATGATAGCAAAAAAATGCTCGCCGACCCAACCCGTCAGACGCGAGAGCCCCGCATCAGGACGCCCCCGACAAGTTCTGCCCCAACGCCGGTACCAAGTGACGGAGGGATGAAGCTGAACACGACTTCACCGAAAATATGCGTCGAAAAACGAAACTCCTCCAGCTTTGCCGCTGGTCAGATGGAAGTATTTGTATCGACCATTGTGTCCCCGAGCAAATTCTACGTCCAGCTGGTTGGACCACAGTCGACCGAGCTGGATCTGCTCGTGCTAAGCATGACCGAGTACTacaaccagaaccagaaccGCGAGCTTCACCGGCTTCGAAAACCTTACCTCGGTCAGATAGTGGCCGCCGAGTTCAATGCAGACAACAAATGGTATCGGGCCGAAATCAGTGCCATCTTACCGAACGAATACAAACCAGGGGAGGTGGTGCTCGATCTGTTTTTCGTCGATTATGGCGACAATCAGTATACGAACCCGAACGAAGTGTACGAACTCAAGCCCGACTTCCTAGCATTACGATTCCAGGCGATAGAATGTTTCCTGGCCAGGGTAGAACCGACCCAGCAATCCAATCTGATGCCTGCCCCAGCGTCCGCTACCGGAGAAGAAGAGTGGGATCCGGTTGCAGTGACCAGATTTGAAGAGCTAACGTATGGTAAGTGCGCCTCATGTGGCTACACTGATTCATTCAAATTCTTACTTTTACTGTCATGTACCGTTGTTACCTTCCAATTCTAGTGGCTCAgtggaaaaaaattgtttcaaaaattgttACCTACCGGAACAGCAAGAGCCCACTACACGGTCGCGAAACGTCACCCATTCCAGGCGTGGAACTGTACGATACGGCGCCCAACGGTATGGATCAAATCAACATCGCGCAGCAGCTTATTGCAGAAGGCCTGGCCCGTCCAGCTAGCAGCGACCGGCTGGATGAACTCTCAAGGAGCCAGCTCTTTCGGTTGGGTTTAACGAATGGAACAGATGGCAGCTCTTCACAGTCATCAAGCATTGACAAGGTGGACGATGTGAGCGCATCCAGCAGTACGTCCGCCTCGACGGTAATTTCGTCCGGGGTGCATATCAATGGAACGGGCCAAACTAGCCCGAAggttgagcagcagcagcagcagcagcaacaaccacaacagtCGGTGCGTTATAGAAGTTTGGCCAATGGAGCGCACTGAACGAGATGTTTAAAGGAATCCCACAATCGAACGAGTGTACCAAATAGACATAGGtgaacttttttattttatttttattccatACTCCACTATCGTTTCGTTTGAGGCGATTTGCTTGCCCTTTTTAGTTCCTGCTATCCAATTGATCGCATTGTACTTAGGCTAGTGTTGTGAAAGGATGCGTGCTTAGTTGGTACtctttaaaacaacaaaaagaacaaatcATATTACATTTTAAATGAGTCGTTTTATAGCAATCAGTTTTAACGTTTCTTATATTATAGAgcagttttattttgcttagtAAGTGTTGTTAGTATTGCAAGTTATCTTACTCGTCAATGAACCCCATGTTGTAGGACAACGTAAGAAGAGCAATTGTATGTATTATAGACATCTGTATACAATCACTTGCAATCATCAATGATAAATGGAGCGCAGGAGCATTAAAACGAGCTACAATCTAGACAACAAATTGTGATGTCGTTTCTAGAACGAGAGTTGCGTGTAACGCTAACTTggagaaaattgtaaaatatcaTACCTAGTGAGGCAATAGACAAATAGGAAAAcgataaaatgataaaagtcagcaaaaaacaaaaaaatcagacTAGAACACGATACGAGatggaaaatatttataacGTTGTGTAAGTGGTGCCAAATTCCGTTCTAAAAAAGAGATGCGAGGAAAACCGTGTAAtagggacaaaaacaaaatagaataCCATTACCGTTTGCGGTCgtcgggtttgtttttgtaataatGGGCTCAAAAGCATTTACATTTATGAACGAGTGCACATTTAGATTTGAAGTTTTTCATGTTCGAAAAAGAACGATAAATTActataataaatgtaaaacttTATACAACTGGTTAATGTGCACCAATAAAACCAATCGTTTGCATCGTGTTTCTTGTGGTGATATAATCGTTTGGCCGAAAGCTGAAGGCAACGAACGAAGGCAACTGAACGAGCATAATGCATTTGCCACAAATGGTCGGCTGGCGGTAGGCAAGATTCAATTACTAAATGAAGcgtaaagcaaaataaattaacttcCGTTAGCTTAACGATTAGGTACATTTACAGGGCGCTTTCGCTTTGAATGACACTCCGGCAGGGCGGTAAATATAAGAGCCAAATACCACACTAAAACCGTTTTTATTCAATCGCACGCGCTTGCACCAACCGGGTTAACggacaagcagcagcaagagatgaacgataaaatatgtttaattttgttcagTAGTTTAGTGATTCTGTGCGATGCTATTATTGTACACGATGACCATTATGGTAAGAATCGTACGGATGTGGGACTGGTACGACGGATGTAGGGTAGTACGACTAATTATATcattacattttcttttacaGGTAATTACGACGACACCCGTGAATGGCAACCGGACAAACTTGGTCCAGCCCAGGGAAGAGTTGCTGCTGGCAGTgaggaggaaagggaggatCTTCGCCGCACTAACGGTGGGTTGAACTTTCACGAGGTCGATGCATTTGGAGACGATTTTGTAGATTTCGGTGCACAAACAGGACCGCTCGGTGCGTTCACGTGGCATGCCAACTTTCCCGTCGAGGAACGACGGTAATGGGAGGTAGCAGTAGagacaaaacatttaaatgaaTACTCAAAAACTGGTAATACAATACGTTCCACTCTCTAGAAGATATACtactgttttattatttaaaacgtAAATTTTATTGGATTTCCATTGACCATTCGCGGgcgcgctctctttctctttgctcTCTTCTCCCTGTATGCTTCACTTCCTCTCTCCTGCCTGGCATACACGAACGAGGATTATgcaaaatgaagtttttgtggtgtgtgtgtgtgtgtggggggtgTATATAGTTTTGCGgtaaatgtttcatttgtttgtggCTTAGTTGACGTTCATTACTGTGCATCCGATACCGTTTTTACTAGCTTCCTACCCAAACGGATTCAGATATTCAGGATTTTAATaagcaaccccccccccccctgttgTTTCTCATCGCCTGCTACGCTTTTCAAAACGCCTTTGCAACGTGGTACAacgtggtacaggcaggcctcgGCTTGTAACGGTTGCATtgcgccaaagaagaagaatatcaCTCCATcggtaaaacataaaaactgcAACGATAGTCCTTGGTTGGCATTATACAAATTTCATTGTGAATAATTAGCTCCAAACATTTACCACGTGCCTGCCCATTCTCAAACGGCGAGAGTGTGTTCAGATACGTTAAGCGCAACGCATTTGgtaatagaaagagagagcagaCGAGACGAAGCGAATCTGAACTGTTTCAGTCAAGCTCGCTACGTATAGCATAATGGTAAGTTCTACCAGAAAaggtataaaaaataaatactaaaATTTTAACCATCACTCCTCCAATCAACATTACATGTAAGCAAACAATATAGAtatgctactgctgttgctgttagATGCAAAGGATGCATGGTGACGAGTAAACAAATGTTGAACCATAGCCGAGCTAGCCGTTCTAATGGTAGACGTGCTGATTCTTGTAAAATCCCGCAGCCTTAGGATCGATGGTTCTATCTGTGAACAGTGAACCTCCCTCCGGTGCAACAGGGACCGTGTGACTGAATATTCGGTTACTatctgaaacaaaaaagtcacGTTGTAAGCCTACTTTAATAAGATCGGCGTGAGCGCGTGAAGCCGTAG
Coding sequences within:
- the LOC120899692 gene encoding tudor and KH domain-containing protein homolog: MKPSAPAIPLILGLSLLGASGAYLYMLFKKRRSNAAGDLVDFFTRSTSKQDAPVAEIVIPNSLIPLVIGRKGYTLQHIQQSTGASINFVDHDESSQLCRIQGPSQAAVEKAKEMVLKETSRPITITEEVIVPQAACGKILGRCGDELQEICRKSMAKVWLEGRARSETERRVMITGTASQIKVAKELIAQKVREDHDSKKMLADPTRQTREPRIRTPPTSSAPTPVPSDGGMKLNTTSPKICVEKRNSSSFAAGQMEVFVSTIVSPSKFYVQLVGPQSTELDLLVLSMTEYYNQNQNRELHRLRKPYLGQIVAAEFNADNKWYRAEISAILPNEYKPGEVVLDLFFVDYGDNQYTNPNEVYELKPDFLALRFQAIECFLARVEPTQQSNLMPAPASATGEEEWDPVAVTRFEELTYVAQWKKIVSKIVTYRNSKSPLHGRETSPIPGVELYDTAPNGMDQINIAQQLIAEGLARPASSDRLDELSRSQLFRLGLTNGTDGSSSQSSSIDKVDDVSASSSTSASTVISSGVHINGTGQTSPKVEQQQQQQQQPQQSVRYRSLANGAH
- the LOC120899694 gene encoding uncharacterized protein LOC120899694, encoding MNDKICLILFSSLVILCDAIIVHDDHYGNYDDTREWQPDKLGPAQGRVAAGSEEEREDLRRTNGGLNFHEVDAFGDDFVDFGAQTGPLGAFTWHANFPVEERR